One Oryza sativa Japonica Group chromosome 8, ASM3414082v1 DNA window includes the following coding sequences:
- the LOC4344415 gene encoding B3 domain-containing protein IDEF1 — translation MGQMDGGDGGGGGHPYHYQALLAAVHQQTVPFPNPFPAPSSGAEPPHPHNHNHNHNHNHNIHNSHNHNHNHNAAPHPCHTPTPTPTPRGFADWSASTSAFTSLAAHSSTAPSNAVHYSFSPCYAFWTHYMLNKNAYPTSFPAPHDDHLRLANNNHPRDAPGPASSYGVESFTSPSMAPNICTHMPPIEGPISAKEDKKPEILPRVVKSSDELETRNSNVEFHSETVGTLPESKQGHDSRATKLLNSGEYQVILRKELTKSDVGNVGRIVLPKKDAEASLPPLLQRDPLILHMDDMVLPVTWKFKYRYWPNNKSRMYILDSAGEFLKTHGLQAGDVIIIYKNLAPGKFIIRGEKAIHQQTTNP, via the exons ATGGGGCAaatggacggcggcgacggcggcggcggcggccacccctACCACTACCAGGCTCTCCTGGCCGCCGTCCACCAGCAGACCGTCCCCTTTCCCAATCCCTTCCCCGCCCCCTCCTCcg GAGCCGAGCCCCCCCACCCGCACAACCACAACCACAACCACAATCACAACCACAATATTCACAATTCTCACAATCACAACCACAATCACAATGCTGCTCCTCACCCTTGTCACACTCCCACTCCCACTCCCACTCCCAGAGGTTTCGCCGACTGGAGCGCCTCCACCAGCGCCTTCACCTCCCTTGCCGCGCACTCTTCTACTGCCCCCAGCAATGCCGTTCACTACAGCTTCTCCCCCTGCTATGCCTTCTGGACACATTACATGCTCAACAAGAACGCCTACCCCACCTCCTTCCCTGCGCCACACGACGACCACCTGCGCCTTGCCAACAACAATCATCCTAGAGACGCACCAG GTCCTGCATCCAGCTACGGGGTCGAGTCTTTTACTTCACCGTCCATGGCACCGAATATTTGCACCCACATGCCTCCCATAGAAGGACCCATATCTGCCAAGGAAGATAAGAAACCAGAG ATTTTGCCTAGAGTGGTTAAGAGCAGTGATGAATTGGAAACCAGAAACAGCAATGTTGAATTTCACTCTGAGACAGTTGGTACTCTCCCTGAGTCGAAGCAAGGCCATGACAGTCGTGCTACT AAACTACTCAACTCGGGAGAATACCAAGTCATTCTGCGCAAGGAGCTGACAAAGAGTGATGTTGGAAATGTTGGAAGAATTGTGCTACCCAAG AAGGATGCAGAGGCTAGTCTTCCACCTTTGTTGCAAAGGGATCCTTTGATACTGCACATGGACGACATGGTGCTCCCAGTGACATGGAAGTTTAAGTACAG GTACTGGCCAAATAACAAAAGCAGAATGTACATTCTGGATTCTGCAG GTGAATTTCTGAAGACACATGGTCTTCAGGCTGGGGATGTCATCATTATCTACAAAAACTTGGCTCCTGGCAAATTT atTATCCGAGGAGAGAAGGCCATTCATCAGCAGACAACAAATCCCTAG
- the LOC4344415 gene encoding B3 domain-containing protein IDEF1 isoform X1, giving the protein MGQMDGGDGGGGGHPYHYQALLAAVHQQTVPFPNPFPAPSSGAEPPHPHNHNHNHNHNHNIHNSHNHNHNHNAAPHPCHTPTPTPTPRGFADWSASTSAFTSLAAHSSTAPSNAVHYSFSPCYAFWTHYMLNKNAYPTSFPAPHDDHLRLANNNHPRDAPGPASSYGVESFTSPSMAPNICTHMPPIEGPISAKEDKKPEILPRVVKSSDELETRNSNVEFHSETVGTLPESKQGHDSRATKLLNSGEYQVILRKELTKSDVGNVGRIVLPKDAEASLPPLLQRDPLILHMDDMVLPVTWKFKYRYWPNNKSRMYILDSAGEFLKTHGLQAGDVIIIYKNLAPGKFIIRGEKAIHQQTTNP; this is encoded by the exons ATGGGGCAaatggacggcggcgacggcggcggcggcggccacccctACCACTACCAGGCTCTCCTGGCCGCCGTCCACCAGCAGACCGTCCCCTTTCCCAATCCCTTCCCCGCCCCCTCCTCcg GAGCCGAGCCCCCCCACCCGCACAACCACAACCACAACCACAATCACAACCACAATATTCACAATTCTCACAATCACAACCACAATCACAATGCTGCTCCTCACCCTTGTCACACTCCCACTCCCACTCCCACTCCCAGAGGTTTCGCCGACTGGAGCGCCTCCACCAGCGCCTTCACCTCCCTTGCCGCGCACTCTTCTACTGCCCCCAGCAATGCCGTTCACTACAGCTTCTCCCCCTGCTATGCCTTCTGGACACATTACATGCTCAACAAGAACGCCTACCCCACCTCCTTCCCTGCGCCACACGACGACCACCTGCGCCTTGCCAACAACAATCATCCTAGAGACGCACCAG GTCCTGCATCCAGCTACGGGGTCGAGTCTTTTACTTCACCGTCCATGGCACCGAATATTTGCACCCACATGCCTCCCATAGAAGGACCCATATCTGCCAAGGAAGATAAGAAACCAGAG ATTTTGCCTAGAGTGGTTAAGAGCAGTGATGAATTGGAAACCAGAAACAGCAATGTTGAATTTCACTCTGAGACAGTTGGTACTCTCCCTGAGTCGAAGCAAGGCCATGACAGTCGTGCTACT AAACTACTCAACTCGGGAGAATACCAAGTCATTCTGCGCAAGGAGCTGACAAAGAGTGATGTTGGAAATGTTGGAAGAATTGTGCTACCCAAG GATGCAGAGGCTAGTCTTCCACCTTTGTTGCAAAGGGATCCTTTGATACTGCACATGGACGACATGGTGCTCCCAGTGACATGGAAGTTTAAGTACAG GTACTGGCCAAATAACAAAAGCAGAATGTACATTCTGGATTCTGCAG GTGAATTTCTGAAGACACATGGTCTTCAGGCTGGGGATGTCATCATTATCTACAAAAACTTGGCTCCTGGCAAATTT atTATCCGAGGAGAGAAGGCCATTCATCAGCAGACAACAAATCCCTAG
- the LOC4344415 gene encoding B3 domain-containing protein IDEF1 isoform X2, with protein MGQMDGGDGGGGGHPYHYQALLAAVHQQTVPFPNPFPAPSSGAEPPHPHNHNHNHNHNHNIHNSHNHNHNHNAAPHPCHTPTPTPTPRGFADWSASTSAFTSLAAHSSTAPSNAVHYSFSPCYAFWTHYMLNKNAYPTSFPAPHDDHLRLANNNHPRDAPGPASSYGVESFTSPSMAPNICTHMPPIEGPISAKEDKKPEILPRVVKSSDELETRNSNVEFHSETVGTLPESKQGHDSRATKLLNSGEYQVILRKELTKSDVGNVGRIVLPKDAEASLPPLLQRDPLILHMDDMVLPVTWKFKYSFHRMEKPIHCCLT; from the exons ATGGGGCAaatggacggcggcgacggcggcggcggcggccacccctACCACTACCAGGCTCTCCTGGCCGCCGTCCACCAGCAGACCGTCCCCTTTCCCAATCCCTTCCCCGCCCCCTCCTCcg GAGCCGAGCCCCCCCACCCGCACAACCACAACCACAACCACAATCACAACCACAATATTCACAATTCTCACAATCACAACCACAATCACAATGCTGCTCCTCACCCTTGTCACACTCCCACTCCCACTCCCACTCCCAGAGGTTTCGCCGACTGGAGCGCCTCCACCAGCGCCTTCACCTCCCTTGCCGCGCACTCTTCTACTGCCCCCAGCAATGCCGTTCACTACAGCTTCTCCCCCTGCTATGCCTTCTGGACACATTACATGCTCAACAAGAACGCCTACCCCACCTCCTTCCCTGCGCCACACGACGACCACCTGCGCCTTGCCAACAACAATCATCCTAGAGACGCACCAG GTCCTGCATCCAGCTACGGGGTCGAGTCTTTTACTTCACCGTCCATGGCACCGAATATTTGCACCCACATGCCTCCCATAGAAGGACCCATATCTGCCAAGGAAGATAAGAAACCAGAG ATTTTGCCTAGAGTGGTTAAGAGCAGTGATGAATTGGAAACCAGAAACAGCAATGTTGAATTTCACTCTGAGACAGTTGGTACTCTCCCTGAGTCGAAGCAAGGCCATGACAGTCGTGCTACT AAACTACTCAACTCGGGAGAATACCAAGTCATTCTGCGCAAGGAGCTGACAAAGAGTGATGTTGGAAATGTTGGAAGAATTGTGCTACCCAAG GATGCAGAGGCTAGTCTTCCACCTTTGTTGCAAAGGGATCCTTTGATACTGCACATGGACGACATGGTGCTCCCAGTGACATGGAAGTTTAAGTACAG TTTTCACAGGATGGAGAAACCGATACATTGCTGCCTAACCTAG
- the LOC4344416 gene encoding high mobility group B protein 7, with the protein MAGKSGARTRKRVEATDSAVLKRARDGSAFTRCEACGKSVSVVLIDMHNCSLDDKIRISLEAQVVEQAVEVAASKKKSGKNNNNNGEGAKKGKRPPTAFFLFMSDFRKEYKAEHPDNKSVSAVAKEGGERWKSMSDEDKKPYLDKAAELKAEYHNGERSDENNVGGNAGEQEVDQPPKKGTDEDDQEDEDGAEEEKNELDDDI; encoded by the exons ATGGCGGGGAAATCCGGCGCACGCACGAGGAAGCGCGTGGAGGCGACGGATTCCGCCGTCCTGAAGCGCGCGCGCGACGGCAGCGCCTTCACCCGCTG CGAGGCTTGCGGCAAGAGCGTCTCCGTGGTCCTCATCGACATGCACAACTGCAGCCTCGACGACAAGATCCGCATCAGCCTAG AGGCTCAGGTGGTGGAGCAGGCCGTGGAGGTGGCAGCGAGCAAGAAGAAGAGcggcaagaacaacaacaacaatggcgAGGGGGCCAAAAAGGGCAAGCGCCCACCCACTGCCTTTTTCCTCTTCAT GAGTGACTTCAGGAAGGAGTACAAGGCGGAGCACCCTGACAACAAGAGCGTCTCCGCTGTCGCCAAGGAAGGAGGGGAGAGGTGGAAATCCATGTCTGACGAGGACAAGAAGCCTTACTTGGACAAGGCTGCAGAGCTCAAGGCCGAGTACCACAATGGCGAGCGCAGCGAC GAGAACAATGTTGGTGGCAACGCAGGCGAGCAGGAGGTAGATCAGCCACCCAAGAAAGGCACTGATGAAGACGAccaagaagatgaagatggtgCAGAGGAAGAGAAGAACGAGCTAGACGACGACATCTAG